From Aedes albopictus strain Foshan chromosome 1, AalbF5, whole genome shotgun sequence, one genomic window encodes:
- the LOC109412722 gene encoding uncharacterized protein LOC109412722 has protein sequence MKSLLIIGLSLCCVGIIVANPQPSLLGGLSGVLSTVLNTVQTAITTATNLVNLVNTALANAIASGNSALQQALAQAQSVAQSIQTTLNSIVSSALTSGVSSTVSTLTTQLSTALNNLNSVLGQVVAAGSSVPATLVNELNSALAAVANVASQVKSQVGSAPLLGLLG, from the exons ATGAAGTCCTTGTTGATCATTGGTCTCAGCCTTTGCTGTGTGGGC ATCATCGTTGCCAACCCTCAGCCCTCGCTTCTGGGTGGCCTCAGCGGAGTCCTGTCCACCGTATTGAACACCGTGCAGACTGCCATCACGACCGCGACCAACTTGGTCAACCTGGTCAACACCGCTCTGGCCAACGCCATCGCTTCCGGAAATTCTGCCCTGCAGCAAGCTCTGGCACAAGCCCAATCCGTTGCGCAATCCATCCAGACCACGCTGAACAGCATCGTCAGCTCTGCTCTCACTTCGGGAGTCTCTTCCACGGTCAGCACTCTGACGACGCAGCTGTCCACCGCCCTCAATAACCTGAACTCCGTGCTCGGCCAGGTCGTCGCCGCCGGAAGCTCTGTCCCAGCTACCCTGGTCAACGAGCTGAACAGCGCTTTGGCTGCCGTAGCTAACGTGGCCTCGCAAGTCAAGTCCCAGGTCGGTTCGGCGCCTCTGCTCGGACTTCTGGGATGA